TGGGCCAACTGAATGTGAAGAatgaggagctggaggccatGGTGAAGGAGGCCAGCGGCCCCATCAACTTCACCGTTTTCCTGACCATGTTCGGCGAGAAGCTGAAGGGTATGTTGACTTAGAAACCTAAACTCAGCTCACCCGGTCTTGTTGCCTTTTATTATATTTAGCACTTCAGAAGCACGGTTTTCTCctcatttgtttaaaacaattCACATTACATGCTTGATATgatttaaaggttgtttttttaattctttaaaattGAAACTAATTGACgtgctttttcttttaggtGCTGACCCCGAGGACGTCATCGTGAGCGCTTTCAAGGTCCTGGACCCCGAGGCCACTGGCTCCATCAAGAAGGAATTGTGAGGGCTTTTACTGTTATTCACAGGTTTCTTGGTTCTTTGAGCTGGCACAATCTTATGTCTGGACACAACAGCTcatatttatttccccccccttttttccctctacaGCCTCGAGGAGCTCCTGACCACCCAGTGCGACAGGTTCACCGCTGAGGAGGTGAGCTGACAGTTCTTTGTCTCACTTGGTATTCACACTGTCACTGCCAACAGTTGTTCAGGGGTTGTACTGTAAGTCAATTCTTtaatcctcctccccctctgtagATGACCAACCTGTGGGCTGCTTTCCCCCCTGATGTGGCTGGCAATGTGGACTACAAGAACATCTGCTACGTCATCACACACGGAGAAGACAAGGAAGAGTAAATCATCTCCCTCTTTCAAGATCTCTACCTCCGTTCAGACCCATCCGCCCTCCACCATCTactcaccccctcctctccaacACCCTTGCTTCCTTGCACACGCTCGCGTCCCCGGCCTTCTCTTTCCGCTTGCCAGCTCACTACGAAAAGACTTGTCTCCTTTATCGAGATACTCAGTGAGAGGACTGAAGGCCGTGGGGGTGTCCGTGTGTGAGTACCAACAGGGGAACACgggattattttcaaaataaaaaaataatcttgtgACACCGAAACACTCTCCCCATCTCTGTCCCTGCCTcatgttcctcctccttttccctcccaTCACTcattctctccgtctgtgttgAGGCCAACAGTGCATGCATCATGCCTACGTGCAGCGTGTATGCATATGCAGTCCAGTGTATACAGTGGTCTGTCAGAAAAAGTCTCTTGGGTGCTGTGGCGCATGCACAGTCACTTGCTTGAAACAAGTAAGCAGCCTGACCCGAGTGGTCTGTTAGTCTTAACCTGACACAGAGTGTTTAATGGATTTGTCCCTTTGTATGTATTTGAGAGGAGCGCACAGTTTAAGAGTGGGAGTACTGAACTATAATAGTTTCCCTACCCCGTCTCTTTTCAAAATCTGATTCTCCTTCTCTTATACACAGGTATAAACGGAAAAGTTGCagtaaaaagaggaaagaatgTTTTATTCTTGTAAATAGAGAAAGAGATGGTGAAAGATGGTGAGCGGGAGGCAGGGAAGAAATaaacagaagtaaaaaataaatctcagtttttgactcttcttcctccctctcacttctgtttctctcctgtTGCTGTGACTGTGCCTGTGTCTCCACTGTAACAAATAGAGAAGCACAATAAAACCCATTATGTTTCGTACGACATTGTGTCTGTTGGTTTAAGTGGGGGTGTGGGAGAGAGCACTTTGGGCTGACTGTGGACAGCTCTGTAGAGCACTGACTGCACACTGACTGTAATATGCACATGGTGAAGCATTATCAAGGTTGATAGGGATACTTTTAAATGCTGATTATTAGGTAACCCATAGATAAGCACTAATCAAACTTCTAAACTTTAAGGTCTATTCATAGCCTCAACATCCACGCAGACCCATGCAGGATCAACTCATGACCCTAAATGTACAAGAAAAGAAGGacaaaataatggaaacaaCTAAAGATACAAGAACAAAAGGTAATTGAGAAGGACTACACGCCATCTTCAGATTAACAGTTCACGAATTAGTGCCATCGGAGTCATGAACCATTAATGAACTACTACAAATAACCTGGACAACATGCAAACCAATGTCATAATGTGGATGCTACAAAAGTTATTACGAAAGTTTAATaatgtttgacctttttctCCAAATATAACACTGATGTCAACAGCCTTCAAACTTTAGTTAAACTCATATGGAGTTACGTTGGGATTCTGGAAAAAATCCTTCAGCCGTGTGAATAAAGGGTTGCTACTGTAGATTAAATTCTGCTGTTTAGGCAAATTTGAACAACGCACctaatttagttttttccctttttaaggTTTAAAGCTCAGAGAGAATACACAGGCCTGGGGTGGAAATTTAAAAGCAAGAAATCTTCATGTGGAAcacaaaattgaattgaattaatacaaaataatcacacacataTTTGACAGTTGGCCCATACTTGCATATgcgtatttttatattttaataagcaaaaaacaaacaccataaaacctatatatataagaaatataCAAAGATCATCGTATCACGTGACCTAGTGACGTTGCCAACCGATACAGGAAGTAACATCTCCTATGGCAAAACCAACGTTctggcttcaaaataaaagcacaaaatgaACAGAATGCACCAAACCGGACAAGAATGAgtctctttgttttattctgaaaactGAAACCGGAAACGGCGTGCGAGTGTGTTACTTGGCCCCGAGCGAGAGGGCAGGGGGAGCAGTGGACGATACAGTGGTGATACTGTAAAACATTACAGGCCCCAGCTTGCCGCCGCAGAGCAGACATGGCCCCACGCTAACCGTGCACCGCCGGCTGCGGGAAGCCTTCGACAGAGCCGTGTGCCTCTGTGCGTCCTGACCGGGCCGAGACAGAGACCGAGACCGAGACCGAGACCCACCGCCAGCGCCATGTCCTCAGCGGTGCCGCGCTGCACATCTGTCGGACGACCCTCCGCTGTGGCCGCCGTCGTCCTGCTCCTGGTGT
This Scophthalmus maximus strain ysfricsl-2021 chromosome 16, ASM2237912v1, whole genome shotgun sequence DNA region includes the following protein-coding sequences:
- the mylpfb gene encoding myosin regulatory light chain 2, skeletal muscle, whose translation is MAPKKAKRRQQQGEGGSSNVFSMFEQSQIQEYKEAFTIIDQNRDGIISKDDLRDVLATMGQLNVKNEELEAMVKEASGPINFTVFLTMFGEKLKGADPEDVIVSAFKVLDPEATGSIKKEFLEELLTTQCDRFTAEEMTNLWAAFPPDVAGNVDYKNICYVITHGEDKEE